In the genome of Massilia sp. PAMC28688, one region contains:
- the istB gene encoding IS21-like element helper ATPase IstB translates to MSMNEIERALRELRLSGIRATLDTRILQAQATQEPFLDTFALILQDELDRRRSHLMERRYKQSGLDERMSLADFDWRFNPKVPRAACFDLHTLKFVAEGQNALIIGRPGTGKSHIAKAVAYQGTLQGHNVRYLEADGAFAAYALGSEDEQRQQLRTLVDADLLVLDDLFLARRISDKAGELLQTLVHQRYKLKRSIVVTSNRVVQDWGKYLGDNTMATTILDRLMHRAHILEFEGKSYRLKEAASRLTRLTSADVKQD, encoded by the coding sequence ATGAGCATGAACGAAATCGAACGCGCCCTGCGCGAGCTGCGCCTGTCCGGCATCCGCGCCACGCTTGACACCCGCATCCTGCAGGCACAGGCTACCCAGGAGCCCTTCCTCGACACCTTCGCGCTGATCTTGCAGGACGAACTTGACCGGCGCCGCTCGCACCTGATGGAGCGGCGTTACAAGCAGAGCGGGCTCGATGAGCGCATGTCGCTGGCTGACTTCGACTGGCGCTTCAACCCCAAGGTGCCAAGGGCTGCGTGCTTCGATCTGCACACCCTCAAGTTCGTCGCCGAGGGGCAGAACGCGCTAATCATCGGCCGACCGGGCACGGGCAAGAGCCACATCGCCAAGGCCGTGGCCTACCAGGGAACGCTGCAAGGGCACAACGTGCGCTACCTGGAGGCCGATGGCGCGTTCGCGGCCTATGCGCTCGGGAGCGAGGACGAGCAGCGGCAGCAGTTACGCACCCTGGTAGACGCCGACCTGCTGGTGCTGGACGATCTGTTCCTCGCGCGCCGCATCAGCGACAAGGCCGGCGAGCTGCTACAGACGCTGGTGCACCAGCGCTACAAGCTCAAGCGCAGCATCGTGGTCACCTCCAACCGGGTCGTGCAGGACTGGGGCAAGTACCTCGGCGACAACACCATGGCCACCACCATCCTTGACCGGCTCATGCATCGGGCGCACATCCTTGAGTTCGAGGGGAAAAGCTACCGGCTGAAGGAGGCAGCGTCACGGCTGACGCGCTTGACGTCTGCCGACGTTAAGCAGGACTGA
- the istA gene encoding IS21 family transposase: MNVLKPNKRTTVATLLATGTSQREIARLTGVDRKTIRRLALDRTGPEPNSPTLATGAAAPNSSTPATGSGVEIPPPRPPAIDSGPQSLCEPHRVFIEAQLRLRRNYTSIYQDLVDQFGFTGRYNSVKRFAGRLVQREPEQFDRLEFGPGEEAQVDYGEGALTRIPGSDRYRRPRLFVMTLRYSRRSFRRVVWNSSKETWAQLHEQAFRYFGGTTAYVVLDNLKEGVIKPDLYEPELNPVYRDVLAYYGVVADPARVRDPNRKGTVENAIQHTQSTALKGRRFETIDEQNTFLEQWETKWAAPRIHGSARRQVEAMFQEERAHLGALPLQGFGYYTECERTVADDTCIRIDHSSYAARPAKIGSRVLVRLFERHVEIRDRLTLGLLRTHPRAQRPGSVLLPDDERPFNPSRETRRILAQAGDIGDATLALCQQWFEHEGRVGQRKLRGVVGLAKRFPRRLIDQACAQALQENVRNYKSIKNLTERLLAKALAEIDAPLQAELDLEQHHPLIGEGEDYADLFARAATASAAIDTTQETP, translated from the coding sequence GTGAACGTCTTGAAACCAAACAAACGAACCACAGTGGCCACGCTGTTGGCCACCGGCACTAGTCAGCGCGAGATAGCGCGGCTCACCGGGGTAGACCGTAAAACAATCCGCCGCCTGGCATTGGACCGCACGGGACCAGAGCCAAATTCCCCCACCCTGGCCACCGGCGCAGCCGCACCGAATTCCTCCACCCCGGCCACCGGCTCTGGCGTTGAAATTCCCCCACCCCGGCCACCGGCAATCGACAGCGGACCGCAATCGCTGTGCGAACCACACCGCGTCTTCATCGAGGCCCAGCTACGCCTGCGCCGCAACTACACGTCGATCTACCAGGACTTGGTCGACCAGTTCGGTTTTACGGGCCGCTACAACAGCGTCAAGCGCTTCGCCGGCCGGCTGGTGCAGCGCGAGCCGGAGCAGTTCGACCGGCTTGAGTTCGGGCCCGGCGAGGAGGCCCAGGTCGACTACGGTGAGGGCGCGCTGACGCGCATCCCCGGCAGTGACCGTTACCGCCGGCCGCGCCTGTTCGTCATGACCTTGCGCTACTCGCGGCGCAGCTTCCGCCGCGTGGTCTGGAACTCGTCGAAGGAGACCTGGGCTCAGCTGCACGAGCAGGCCTTTCGGTACTTCGGTGGGACCACCGCTTACGTCGTACTCGACAACCTCAAGGAAGGCGTCATCAAGCCCGATCTGTACGAACCGGAACTGAACCCCGTCTACAGGGACGTGCTGGCCTACTACGGCGTCGTCGCCGACCCTGCCAGGGTGCGCGATCCCAACCGCAAGGGGACGGTCGAGAACGCGATCCAGCATACCCAGAGCACCGCGCTCAAGGGCCGGCGCTTCGAGACCATCGACGAGCAGAACACGTTCCTGGAACAGTGGGAAACCAAGTGGGCCGCGCCGCGCATCCATGGCAGTGCCAGGCGCCAGGTCGAGGCCATGTTCCAGGAGGAGCGCGCCCACCTCGGTGCGCTGCCGCTGCAGGGCTTCGGCTACTACACCGAGTGCGAGCGCACCGTCGCCGACGACACCTGCATCCGCATCGACCATAGCAGCTACGCGGCACGCCCGGCGAAGATCGGCAGCCGGGTGCTGGTGCGCCTGTTCGAGCGCCACGTCGAGATCCGCGACCGCCTCACGCTGGGCCTGCTGCGCACGCACCCGCGCGCTCAGCGCCCTGGCAGCGTGCTGCTGCCCGACGACGAGCGGCCCTTCAACCCCTCGCGCGAGACGCGCCGCATCCTGGCGCAGGCCGGCGACATCGGCGACGCCACGTTGGCGCTGTGCCAGCAATGGTTCGAGCATGAAGGCAGGGTGGGCCAGCGCAAGCTGCGCGGCGTGGTGGGCTTGGCCAAGCGCTTCCCGCGCCGCCTGATCGATCAGGCGTGCGCTCAGGCCCTGCAGGAGAACGTACGCAACTACAAGTCGATCAAGAACCTCACCGAACGCCTGCTGGCGAAGGCGCTGGCCGAGATTGACGCGCCACTGCAGGCCGAGCTGGATCTGGAACAGCACCATCCACTGATCGGCGAAGGTGAGGACTACGCCGACCTGTTTGCGCGCGCGGCCACCGCCAGCGCCGCCATTGATACGACCCAGGAGACACCATGA
- a CDS encoding IS66 family transposase, translating to MDLLNELADLDIAPAALAKVQALFEQQQAKLAQRDAVLAEKDFKITALTHELAYYKRVRFGKASEALVGAQRLLFEETVDTDLAAIDEELQAQAPVNRQRKRAGRQPLPAHLERIEHRHEPESCLCGQCGADLVKIGEDVSEQLDVEPARFFVHRHIRPQYACRPCETVTAAPIPPAVIDGGMAAVGLLAWIAVCKYLDHLPLYRIEQIAARDGVPLARSTLGEWIGRIGVALQPLADRLAELLRQRSCLHADETPVRQLDPGSGKTKHAYLWAYRSNVLDDGSGIVVFDYQTSRAGAHARAFLQQWRGHLMVDDYVGYKALFTAGPTELACLAHIRRKFFDVHAASGSPVAEEALRRIGQLYAIEQQAAGMTAQQRAALREQLAMPVLADLHGWLVATQRSVAAGSGTAKAIEHALKRWAALQCYASSGSLPIDNNPVENAIRPIAIGKKNWLFAGSERAGRRAAAIQSLFATAKLNGLDPARWLADTLAKLPTCPNSKIDSLLPFANSTQT from the coding sequence ATGGACCTGCTCAACGAACTCGCCGATCTGGATATCGCTCCTGCCGCCTTGGCGAAGGTGCAGGCATTGTTCGAGCAGCAGCAGGCCAAGCTGGCACAGCGCGACGCTGTGCTCGCTGAGAAGGACTTCAAGATCACCGCGCTGACGCACGAGCTGGCGTACTACAAGCGGGTTCGCTTCGGCAAGGCCAGCGAAGCACTCGTCGGCGCGCAGCGGCTGCTGTTTGAAGAAACGGTCGATACGGACCTGGCAGCCATCGACGAGGAACTTCAAGCGCAGGCCCCCGTAAATCGGCAGCGCAAGCGCGCCGGGCGCCAACCGCTGCCAGCGCATCTGGAACGCATCGAGCACCGTCATGAGCCCGAGTCGTGCCTGTGCGGTCAATGCGGCGCCGACCTGGTCAAGATCGGCGAAGACGTAAGCGAACAGCTGGACGTGGAACCGGCGCGCTTCTTCGTGCATCGCCACATCCGCCCGCAGTATGCGTGCCGTCCTTGCGAGACGGTGACGGCGGCGCCTATCCCGCCAGCCGTCATCGACGGCGGCATGGCCGCTGTCGGGCTGCTGGCCTGGATCGCGGTGTGCAAGTACCTTGACCACTTGCCCCTCTACCGCATCGAACAGATTGCCGCGCGTGACGGCGTGCCACTGGCCCGCTCTACGCTCGGCGAATGGATCGGGCGCATCGGTGTGGCCTTGCAGCCGCTGGCTGACCGCTTGGCCGAACTGCTCAGGCAACGAAGTTGCCTGCATGCCGACGAAACCCCGGTGCGCCAGCTCGATCCTGGCAGCGGCAAGACCAAACACGCCTATCTGTGGGCCTACCGCTCCAACGTACTCGATGACGGGTCGGGCATCGTCGTGTTCGATTACCAGACCAGTCGCGCTGGGGCGCACGCTCGCGCCTTCCTGCAGCAATGGCGCGGCCATCTAATGGTGGACGACTATGTCGGCTACAAGGCGCTGTTTACGGCAGGCCCCACCGAGCTCGCTTGCCTGGCCCACATCAGGCGCAAGTTCTTCGACGTCCACGCTGCTAGCGGCAGCCCGGTGGCCGAGGAAGCACTACGGCGCATTGGGCAGCTGTACGCCATCGAGCAGCAAGCGGCGGGGATGACGGCGCAACAGCGCGCAGCGTTGCGTGAGCAGCTCGCCATGCCAGTGCTGGCCGACTTGCATGGCTGGCTGGTGGCGACCCAGCGCAGCGTCGCTGCTGGCAGTGGCACGGCCAAGGCCATCGAGCATGCTCTCAAGCGCTGGGCGGCGCTGCAGTGCTATGCCAGCTCGGGCAGCCTTCCGATTGACAATAATCCGGTCGAGAATGCGATACGCCCCATCGCCATCGGCAAGAAGAACTGGCTGTTTGCCGGCTCCGAGCGCGCGGGCCGCCGCGCCGCTGCCATCCAGAGCCTGTTCGCTACCGCCAAGCTTAACGGCCTGGACCCGGCTCGCTGGCTCGCCGACACCCTCGCAAAGCTTCCCACCTGCCCCAACAGCAAAATCGACTCGCTGCTACCGTTCGCAAACTCTACACAGACTTAA
- a CDS encoding suppressor of fused domain protein, whose translation MSSLEKVWAFREETLYPQHFGVASRGIFPLDVELFSKTFGQNEVDPRWLHLGVFEFAPTASRPSWLYVSSGGSTPWETEPGEYNIDDYSWLGVEFVMEAPAQADWPIRALQRLLAYQVLLAHGRLGDYTPLDYGHRVPAGGTVDGSASSKLTFWAIAKADHYPSSDTLPSGRFDFLHAVGITDQERDFAKATSTGELIRILSSNNAFPLTDPARPGLSL comes from the coding sequence ATGAGTTCACTGGAAAAAGTGTGGGCATTCCGGGAAGAGACGTTGTATCCGCAGCACTTCGGTGTGGCAAGCAGGGGCATCTTCCCTCTGGATGTTGAACTGTTCTCGAAGACCTTCGGGCAAAACGAAGTCGATCCCCGCTGGCTGCACCTGGGTGTATTTGAATTTGCACCGACCGCCAGCAGGCCATCCTGGCTGTACGTCTCTTCCGGCGGATCGACGCCGTGGGAGACCGAGCCCGGCGAGTACAATATTGATGACTATTCGTGGCTAGGTGTCGAGTTCGTGATGGAAGCCCCCGCTCAGGCTGATTGGCCGATCCGCGCGTTACAACGTTTGCTGGCCTACCAAGTGCTGTTGGCACACGGTCGCCTTGGCGATTACACTCCGCTCGATTACGGTCACCGCGTTCCGGCAGGGGGCACAGTCGACGGCAGTGCAAGTTCAAAGCTGACCTTTTGGGCGATCGCAAAGGCAGATCACTATCCTTCTTCAGATACGCTGCCTTCGGGGAGGTTCGATTTTTTGCATGCCGTCGGAATAACCGACCAAGAGCGTGATTTTGCGAAGGCGACATCTACGGGGGAATTGATAAGGATTCTCAGTTCAAACAACGCCTTCCCGCTAACAGACCCGGCCCGGCCCGGGTTGTCGTTGTAG
- the tnpB gene encoding IS66 family insertion sequence element accessory protein TnpB (TnpB, as the term is used for proteins encoded by IS66 family insertion elements, is considered an accessory protein, since TnpC, encoded by a neighboring gene, is a DDE family transposase.) codes for MQLSANAIWLATAAVDMRIGIDGLSLHVQQALGRPPCDGTAYVFANRRRTRLKMVCWDGTGVWMCLRRLHRGQFVWPQVDDACWQISAEQWQWLVAGVDWQRLSAPAPAQWRL; via the coding sequence ATGCAGCTGTCGGCCAATGCAATCTGGCTGGCGACGGCAGCGGTGGACATGCGCATCGGCATCGACGGGCTGTCCTTGCATGTGCAGCAGGCGCTGGGGCGGCCGCCATGCGATGGCACGGCATACGTGTTTGCCAACCGTCGCCGTACGCGCCTGAAGATGGTCTGCTGGGATGGCACGGGCGTGTGGATGTGCCTGCGCCGCCTGCACCGGGGCCAGTTTGTCTGGCCCCAAGTTGACGACGCCTGCTGGCAGATCAGCGCCGAACAATGGCAATGGCTGGTCGCTGGCGTGGACTGGCAACGCCTGTCGGCACCGGCACCAGCGCAGTGGCGACTGTGA
- a CDS encoding double-CXXCG motif protein, producing MNYFVMRRVSDPRVLGVNNGICQAHIQEDGFHCKDEYTKVMRFLGSNEFWGHRGQIPTMEFDLQCVRLIPKAKLTDFLQYGPVLMLCPFLVSGRVKDLLNQFNAYGTRYWPARVEDSKTAHEYYLSFIENIPDDMIDFTRSTFSVGGPVLKKTTHTFADAAEKKEFMKTHRLVDFEEIYLNGTFPADTDFFRFSNATIMVSERLKLAIEDLKLTGARILPANGTWEKVYAVRRNLLRDEFVPRVEKY from the coding sequence ATGAACTATTTTGTTATGCGACGAGTGTCGGACCCGAGGGTTTTGGGGGTCAATAACGGGATTTGCCAAGCTCACATCCAAGAGGATGGATTCCACTGCAAGGACGAATATACTAAAGTCATGCGCTTTCTAGGGTCAAATGAGTTCTGGGGGCATCGAGGACAGATCCCGACGATGGAGTTCGACCTGCAGTGCGTTCGCTTGATTCCAAAAGCTAAGCTAACCGATTTCTTGCAGTACGGCCCGGTTCTGATGTTGTGTCCTTTCCTTGTGTCGGGTCGGGTAAAGGACTTGTTAAATCAATTTAATGCCTACGGCACCCGATATTGGCCCGCCCGGGTCGAAGACAGCAAGACTGCGCACGAATACTATCTGTCGTTCATCGAAAATATTCCTGACGACATGATAGATTTCACCCGGTCGACATTTTCCGTCGGTGGGCCGGTATTAAAGAAAACTACTCATACATTTGCGGATGCGGCTGAGAAAAAGGAATTTATGAAGACCCATCGGCTCGTGGACTTCGAGGAAATCTATCTGAATGGTACTTTTCCTGCTGACACAGACTTTTTTCGTTTTTCGAACGCAACAATTATGGTGTCGGAGCGGTTGAAGCTTGCGATAGAGGACCTCAAATTGACAGGTGCCAGAATCTTGCCTGCTAATGGGACGTGGGAGAAGGTTTATGCGGTACGGCGGAATCTTCTTCGGGATGAGTTCGTTCCACGCGTGGAGAAGTATTAA